gtggaggaaacttgtgtgacttgggccacctgaatacgcttctgccctagcaataatgaagcgggatgatacatatgagactgtgctcaatatggcaaagaagctttgagtgtacgcagatgctgtgcatggcccaactcatgccagaattgcagcagtggaaacccgactgcagaaactagaggacaaaatagaggaaaatCATGAGAAACTCcaggaagagattaaggaggaccttattcaaATCTCAGCTGTACAAATTAGaggccctggtgtccaacgctggtgctcctttgatggggagaggaggtacatcccacgggctgagttatggttttttccgcgtgagtctggagaagacatgaggagatgggatggaaaacccaccgctgctttggcgcaacgggtgcgtgatttgaagaaaagagaaagtatcaccaaaaagatagcagctccggtcgctcgtagccgagatgttaagtatgatgatgacgatgacatgtccgatccccttgaaggaacttctaaggcatatgcccaaggaaagaaggacaatctggcttagaggggccctgcctccagccaggaagaggcacgggagaaccgggttttttggaaggtgtggatcagatggcctggcacatcagagccacaagactatgaagcattggttgacactggatcacaatgtaccttaatgccatcggaacacgtggggacagaacctgtttccattgctggagtgacggggggatcacaacagttgactttgttggaagctgaggtgagcttgactggaaAGGAGTGACAGGAAAATccgattgtgactggtccagaggctccgtgtattttgggcatagacttcctctggaatggctattacaaagatcctaagggattcaggtgggcttttggaatagctgcagtggagatagagggtattaaacaattgaataccttgtctggactatcagagaacccatctgcagtaggactcttgaaggtagaggagcagcgagtgccaattgccacctcaacagtgcaccgcaggcagtaccaGACGAATCGAGATGacgtgatccccatccacaagatgatccgagagctggagagccaaggggtggtcagtaaaacccactcaccctttaacagccctatctggcccgtgcgaaaatctgacggagaatggagattgactgtggactatcgtgccttgaatgaagtgactccaccactgagtgcggctgtaccggacatactggaactgcagtacgagctggagtccaaggcagcaaagtggtctgcgaccattgatatagctaacgcgtttttctccatccctctggcagcagaatgcaggcctcagtttgcttttacatggaggggagtgcagtatacctggaaccgattgccccaggggtggaaacacagtcctaccatctgtcatggactgatccaggctgcactagaagagggtgaggctccagaacatttacaatatattgatgatatcattgTTCGGGGGAACATGGCAATAGAAGTGTtcaagaaaggagagaagataattcatattctcctggaaaccggatttgccattaagaagagcaaagtcaagggacctgcccgagaaattcagttcttgggggtgaagtggcaagatggacggcgtcagattcctgcggatgttattaacaaaatcactgctatgtccccaccaactgataagaaggaaacacaagctttcttaggtgctataggtttctggaggatgcacatccctgagtatagtcagattgtgagacccctttatctggttacccgcaagaagaacgacttccattggggccctgagcagcagcaagctttcgtccagatcaagcaggagatcgctcatgctgtagcccttggtccagtcaggacgggaccagatgtgaagaacgtgctctactctgcagccgggagccatggtctgtcctggagcctttggcaaaagctacctggcaaGACCCGAGGCTGACCATTGGGATTCTGGAGTCagagctacagggggtctgaagataactatagtccaacagaaaaggaaatcttggccgcctgtgaaggagtccaagctgcctcggaggtgattggtacagaggcacaactccttctggcaccccgactaccggtgctgggatggatgttcagaggaaaggttccctctacccaccatgccaccagtgctacttggagtaagtggattgccctcattacgcagcgcgctcgaattgggaagttaaatcgccctgggattctagaaataattacaaattggcccgaaggtgaaagctttagtgtcgcagatgaggaacaagagccagtgacccgggttgaggaagctccgccatacaatcagttgccagtagaagaaacacgttacgctCTATTCACTGATCGTTCTTGTCgcgtcatagggatgaaactgaggtggaaagcagctgtatggagtcccactcaacgggttgcagaggctactgaaggagagggtgaatccagtcaatttgctgaaatcaaagctattcaactggccctaggtattgcagagagagagaagtggccaaggctctatttgtataccgattcttggatggcagtcaacgctctatggggatggctgaagagatggaaagaggctaactggcagcgcagaggaaagccaatttgggctgcggaagagtggaaggatatcgctactcggttagagaaattacctgtgaaggtttgccatgtagatgcccatgtccccagaagtagagctaatgaagagcagcaaaacaaccagcaagtacatcaggctgcaaagataggggagttgaagatagatctcgactgggagcataagggagagttattcttagcacaaTGGGctcatgatgcctcaggccaccagggtagagatgccacctataagtgggcacgagaccgaggggtggatctaaccatggacagtatttttCAGGTTATttgtgactgtgagacgtgcgctgccatcaagcaggccaagcaagtgaagcccctctggtatggggggcggtggtctaagtacaaatacggggaggcctggcagattgattacatcacactgcctcaaacccgccagggcaagcgctatgtactaaccatggtagaagccaccacaggatggttggaaacctaccctgtgtctcatgctacagcccgtaacactatcttgggccttgaaaagcaggtcctttggaggcacggtactcccgagagaactgagtcggataatggaactcattttaaaaacaatcttattaatacttgggctagggaacatggcatcgagtgggtataccatatcccctatcatgcaccagctgcagggaaagtggaaaggtacaatggattgtttaaaaccacattaaaagcattgggtggggggtctttaaaaaactgggagcagcatttggcaaagactacctggttagttaacactcgaggttccaccaaccgagcgggtcctgctcagtctgagctccttaatatagtagatggggataaagccccagtggcccatgtcagaggtttgttgggaaagacagtatggatcaaccctgcctcgagtacagacaaacccatccgtgggattgtctttgctcaaggaccaggtaatacatggtggataatgcagaaagatggaacaacacggtgtgtacctcagggagacttgattgtgggatgagactcatataggaatgtcattgtttgttgaatgtgagacagaaggaaactgtaagtgtcaaaggtctgagcaagtaagatgaaaggaatgcgtaagtgtcaaaggtgtgagtaagtgaaatgaaagttttttattgtatgttcacgatatgggataaggggtggtgtgtcgtggggtgacagcctttatcccaaaatcgtgtgttgtgtctggcagctgtgcctccccgcccccccccccccattcccccagccgtcttgctgtggcggggcggggaagagaggagggagtgtgtgaccaggcactttcgcttttggctgcttggcttggctagccgcttgcttgcttgctttctgctttttgcgctgttttgttcttttccttttcttttgttccctttttcttaccctcccctgaagatactggaccggctccagagctgacctgagagctccaggacacccggagCCTGCGAGAGAAGCTCAGCGCccttcacaacacagtctggtctcttttcttttcttgtgttggggagtgttcttttgttacttgtaaataaataggttttgttttccactttgctcctctgagaaattccttcctgaaccgggtgttgggggaggggtggttggaggtttgttttgttttggggggctcccttttggagatttctcctaatttgtcctaaaccaggaaagaaggcagagacagaaaagtgacgacccgaaaataggaggagatggcgttgacacatggcatataaggggtgattttcacttgccaagcttgtacgtgaagtggcaagggtcaagaaccctgcactccgtaccccacgGTTGtgtttgcttatgcgctattatttgaaccaaattatcctttgtttatatatatttcaAACTATCCAATTagaaattgttactacttttaatattgtttggcctttttaagatgggataattgggcaaacataacagaaattaaacaaaggtgaagccaagtaaatgctcagggcagtttgggggtggctgccaggcagccctggctctgagcaacagcgtctgcagtgggacaggaaactcccagctgatgggaacaaactttctggctgactgcagaggccaggacaaagctgagtggtttccctggtgtcccccagcccttgctggccgcaggggctgatggcatttgtgctccctcaggttcatgtccccacagcaacagcatgggggtgctcccccgctctgtgcaatgcaaacaggggctccagagccagtgctgccgtgtctgtgcctgcaaggatggggcacctgtgtgagctgggggagaggccagggctgcagaggggggatgttgttggcagctccatgaggacgctctgggacgctgccctgggctgtgcagcgcactggggatggatcagcccctgctctactgctccttcccatctgccccagggcccttgcagagccccagccatgctgtttgcccccagcctgcccacggccagcctggggctgctcacagggcttttctgtgctgagcattggcctggacgtgttcttgagagagcctgggcaaggagcctggagcccccaggccctgggctgaggcgtcagcgctgccccagcagtgcccatggcctgtccctgctgcagccccggcactgccacccccagggctgtgcccggccccgagagcactcaggccctgcagcaacaccagggccaccagggcagcggggcagggccacggcagcagcactggcaacaccaagtgctgctgctgctgctgggcacagctgctgtgccagccctgatctgccccagctctgcatacagacattgctgctgcagctcaagTAAAGGGAACAAAAATGGGAACTCCAGTGAAAAttctgctgggagatcctttagttcattTAAAGCCACCAACATTGCAGCTCCTCATTGACCCAATCTGGGGCTAAAGAGAAgatggagagaaagaaatggaaaattgaaCACACATTGGCCTTGGATTAGAGAGTATttgcaaacaaagaaaacaaaaaaaaattgacagAGTTTtcaaagatgacttttattaGAATTGATTTGCAGAAAtaggccagcagtttaatgctTCCTAAATAGTCTattcatcagtctccacactgcagccttgagctcctggttcctgaggctgtagatgagggggttcagggctggaggcaccactgagtacagaactgacagggtcagatcaagggatggggaggagatggcggagggcttcaggtaggcaaatgcgccagtgctgaggaacagggagaccacggccaggtgaggtaggcaggtggaaaaggctttgtgccgtccctgctcagagggaatcctcagcacagccctgaagatctgcacataggagaaaatcatgaacacaaaacaaccgaAACCTAAAGATGCACCAACCACaatgagcccaagttccctgaggtaggatttggagcaggagagcttgaggatctgggggatttcacagaagaactggcccagggcattgccatggcacaagggcaatgaaaatgtattggctgtttgcagcagagcattgagaaaggcactggcccaggcagctgctgccatgtgggcacaagctctgctgcccaggagggtcccgtagtgcaggggtttgcagatggacacgtagcggtcgtagcacataacggtcaggagggaaagctctaatgacatgaaaaacacaaaaaaaaagagctgtgcagcacatcctttgtaggagatggtgctggtgtcccagagggaattgtgcatggctttggggacagtggtgcagatgcagcccaggtcactgagggccaggttgagcaggaagaagaacatgggcatATGCAGGTGGGGGCTGCAGGCTACgacgctgatgatgaggccgttgcccaggagggcagccagggagatgcccagcaagaggcagaagtgcaagagttgcagctgtcGCGTGTCTGcaaatgccagcaggaggaagtgcctgatggagctgctattggacatttgctgtctcTGG
The genomic region above belongs to Zonotrichia albicollis isolate bZonAlb1 chromosome 37, bZonAlb1.hap1, whole genome shotgun sequence and contains:
- the LOC141726636 gene encoding olfactory receptor 14J1-like; protein product: MAKKGWTHESRVKKVEHQEDAPEWRVTSSPELSLLTVMCYDRYVSICKPLHYGTLLGSRACAHMAAAAWASAFLNALLQTANTFSLPLCHGNALGQFFCEIPQILKLSCSKSYLRELGLIVVGASLGFGCFVFMIFSYVQIFRAVLRIPSEQGRHKAFSTCLPHLAVVSLFLSTGAFAYLKPSAISSPSLDLTLSVLYSVVPPALNPLIYSLRNQELKAAVWRLMNRLFRKH